In Denitratisoma sp. DHT3, one DNA window encodes the following:
- a CDS encoding TonB-dependent receptor produces the protein MLIETSGPRHPAARFRPARFHQLTLVTTLAAALAGMGVTAHAQSAGAKKAADSSGAAPMALEEVIVTAEKREQSLQKVPIAVSAISSRELETLRISNVMDMSNKVPSVNLVPFTGNRSTPNLFIRGMGNLDTQTTKDGATGIYVDGVLISRGTGVAADIADLERVEVLRGPQGTLYGRNTTAGAINFISRKPEKDFSFEQQLTTGSYDLFTSRTKVNIPLAENLYARFAYMRSSNDGWVRNNNSTLPNQADFNQDKKEAMKLAVRLKATDRLTVDYTLDSSKLEDYGNLYYQIVQPNGRQLEAAAVKGLLPSNAKNSGHNLTLTWDLDWAVLKSITAYRKLDSDAFQNYADIFTQTRLEKQDQTSQEFQLVGDAFGQRLKYVAGLFFFKENSDESSSSVYNPTLSDTWAVKASSRSKAIYGQATWKPPVLQDRLQLTLGLRHTSDDREATKTFVASNFSPATNGMVVPADKHFSKLNPSLTADYAFTDDISGYAKIATGYRAGGFNVRSTVVGFGEGFNMENVRAYEIGMKSDLFDKRMRLNLAAFSNRYSNLQVDQARTPPIFTDTLNAGKAEIKGVEVELSALLAEGLMANLFFATLDGKYKSYMDNGVELASQRHMPFTPKNQGGVGLQYTSGMTPYGRLIANLDYKWQDHWFSGPIANTLTPGYGVWNARIQLANIRAAQGMVRVALWSKNLTDRKYRIATTNLGLISTQYGEPRMNGVDLIYEY, from the coding sequence ATGCTTATCGAGACATCCGGCCCGAGACATCCGGCCGCCCGGTTCCGCCCCGCCCGATTCCACCAATTGACCCTGGTCACGACGCTGGCCGCGGCGCTTGCCGGCATGGGCGTCACGGCCCATGCGCAAAGCGCGGGCGCGAAAAAGGCGGCGGACAGTTCAGGCGCCGCGCCGATGGCGCTGGAAGAAGTCATCGTCACCGCCGAAAAGCGGGAACAGTCGCTGCAGAAGGTGCCCATCGCGGTCTCCGCGATCTCCTCGCGGGAACTGGAAACCCTGCGCATCTCCAACGTGATGGACATGTCCAACAAGGTGCCGTCGGTCAACCTCGTGCCCTTCACCGGCAACCGCTCGACACCCAATCTGTTCATCCGCGGCATGGGCAACCTGGACACCCAGACCACCAAGGACGGCGCCACCGGCATCTATGTGGATGGCGTGCTGATCAGCCGCGGCACCGGCGTGGCGGCGGACATCGCCGATCTGGAGCGCGTCGAGGTGCTGCGCGGACCGCAGGGCACCCTATATGGACGCAACACCACGGCGGGCGCGATCAACTTCATCAGCCGCAAGCCGGAAAAGGACTTCTCCTTCGAGCAGCAGCTCACCACCGGCAGCTACGATCTGTTCACCTCCCGCACCAAGGTCAACATCCCGCTTGCCGAAAACCTGTACGCCCGCTTCGCCTACATGCGCTCGTCCAATGACGGCTGGGTCAGGAACAACAATTCCACCCTGCCCAATCAGGCCGACTTCAACCAGGACAAGAAAGAGGCGATGAAGCTGGCGGTCCGCCTCAAGGCGACCGACCGGCTGACCGTGGATTACACGCTGGACAGCTCCAAGCTGGAGGACTACGGCAACCTGTATTACCAGATCGTCCAACCCAACGGCCGGCAACTCGAAGCCGCGGCGGTGAAGGGGCTGCTCCCCAGCAATGCGAAGAACTCGGGTCACAACCTGACCTTGACCTGGGATCTGGACTGGGCGGTCCTGAAATCCATCACCGCCTACCGCAAGCTCGACAGCGACGCGTTCCAGAACTACGCGGACATCTTCACCCAGACGCGCCTGGAAAAGCAGGACCAGACCTCGCAGGAATTCCAGCTGGTGGGCGATGCCTTCGGCCAGCGCCTGAAGTACGTCGCGGGCCTCTTCTTCTTCAAGGAAAACAGCGACGAGTCCTCGTCCTCGGTCTATAACCCGACCCTGTCCGACACCTGGGCGGTGAAGGCGTCCTCGCGCTCCAAGGCCATCTACGGCCAGGCCACCTGGAAGCCGCCGGTGCTGCAGGATCGCCTGCAACTGACCCTGGGCCTGCGCCACACCAGCGACGACCGGGAAGCGACCAAGACCTTCGTCGCCAGCAATTTCTCGCCCGCCACCAATGGCATGGTGGTGCCCGCCGACAAGCACTTCAGCAAACTCAACCCGAGCCTGACCGCCGACTACGCATTCACCGACGACATCAGCGGCTATGCCAAGATCGCCACCGGTTACCGCGCCGGCGGCTTCAACGTGCGCAGCACCGTCGTCGGCTTCGGCGAGGGCTTCAACATGGAGAACGTGCGCGCCTACGAGATCGGCATGAAGTCCGACCTGTTCGACAAGCGCATGCGCCTGAACCTGGCGGCCTTTTCCAACCGGTATTCCAATCTCCAGGTCGACCAGGCACGCACCCCGCCGATCTTCACCGACACGCTCAACGCCGGCAAGGCCGAGATCAAGGGCGTCGAAGTGGAGCTGAGCGCGCTGCTGGCCGAGGGCCTGATGGCGAACCTCTTCTTCGCCACCCTGGACGGGAAGTACAAGTCCTACATGGACAACGGCGTGGAACTGGCCAGCCAGCGCCACATGCCCTTCACGCCCAAGAACCAGGGCGGGGTCGGCCTGCAATACACCTCCGGCATGACGCCTTACGGCAGGCTGATCGCCAACCTCGACTACAAGTGGCAGGACCACTGGTTCTCCGGACCGATCGCCAACACCCTGACGCCGGGCTACGGCGTCTGGAACGCCCGCATCCAGCTGGCGAACATCCGGGCCGCCCAGGGCATGGTGCGGGTGGCGCTGTGGTCGAAGAACCTGACCGACCGCAAGTACCGCATCGCCACCAC
- a CDS encoding LysR family transcriptional regulator: protein MNEIQLRKLDLNLLVALDTLLSVEEVGLAAERMNLTQSAMSHALRRLREQFGDPLLIKGKGRMIRTAKAEALAGPLRKALLELQQALQVEPGFSPATSKQSFNIATNDYGDLIVLPWLMALLCEQAPGIDIKVSHFDPETSNAPLETGSIELALHHPLRRASGIYQQTLFEDDFCCAVRKAHPGVGERLTLDAYLALPHLRVVLRRDRPDPVDRELARLGRARRIALSIPNLSSAPMLVATTDLILAAPRRCVLEWRKIMPIDIHEPPLTLPGFKIAMIWHERFQHDPAHQWLREILRRTGAEVSSLNTRR, encoded by the coding sequence ATGAACGAAATTCAGTTGCGCAAGCTCGATCTGAATCTCCTGGTCGCCCTGGATACGCTCCTCTCCGTGGAGGAGGTGGGGCTCGCGGCGGAAAGGATGAACCTCACCCAGTCGGCGATGAGCCACGCGTTGCGGCGCTTGCGCGAGCAATTCGGCGATCCGCTGCTGATCAAGGGCAAGGGGCGGATGATCCGCACCGCGAAGGCCGAGGCCCTGGCCGGCCCGCTCAGGAAGGCGCTGCTGGAACTTCAGCAGGCGTTGCAGGTCGAGCCGGGCTTCTCACCGGCGACATCGAAGCAGTCCTTCAATATCGCGACCAACGATTACGGCGACTTGATCGTTCTGCCGTGGCTGATGGCACTGCTCTGCGAGCAGGCGCCGGGCATCGACATCAAGGTCAGCCACTTCGATCCGGAAACCTCGAACGCGCCCCTGGAAACCGGAAGCATCGAACTGGCCCTGCACCACCCCTTGCGCCGAGCGTCGGGAATCTATCAGCAGACCCTGTTCGAGGACGATTTCTGCTGCGCCGTTCGCAAGGCGCACCCCGGCGTCGGCGAGCGGCTCACCCTCGACGCTTATCTCGCCTTGCCCCATCTGCGCGTCGTCCTGCGCCGCGACCGGCCGGACCCGGTCGATCGGGAGCTGGCGCGGTTGGGCCGGGCGCGCCGTATCGCGCTTTCCATTCCCAATCTCAGTTCCGCGCCGATGCTGGTCGCCACCACCGACCTGATCCTGGCGGCGCCGCGGCGGTGCGTCCTGGAGTGGCGCAAGATCATGCCCATCGACATCCACGAACCGCCGTTGACCCTGCCCGGCTTCAAGATCGCCATGATCTGGCACGAGCGCTTCCAGCACGATCCCGCCCACCAGTGGCTGAGGGAGATCCTGCGCCGGACCGGCGCCGAGGTTTCTTCGCTCAATACTCGTAGGTGA
- a CDS encoding enoyl-CoA hydratase-related protein: protein MSADINLTVADGIALVTIDNAPVNAISRTLLARIAEVFDALHDYPGARVAVLTGAGDRAFCAGADIKDGTGGTWVTPDHGRSMRTALEAICECAIPVIAAVNGPALGGGLALVASCDYAIASDRACFGLPEIDLGVLGGARHAARIFPMNMVRRMHYSALRVGAEEAQRCGAVLRVVPHARLMAEVMDEAALLAAKLPMGLRLAKENLNMVEWMDLKNGYRFEQTRTDILTRTADAAEARQARAEKRKPVFTGN from the coding sequence ATGAGTGCCGACATCAATCTGACGGTCGCCGATGGCATTGCGCTGGTGACGATCGACAATGCGCCGGTGAACGCGATATCGAGGACGCTGCTGGCGAGGATCGCCGAGGTCTTCGACGCCTTGCACGATTATCCCGGCGCGCGCGTCGCGGTCCTGACCGGCGCCGGCGATCGGGCCTTCTGCGCTGGCGCCGACATCAAGGACGGGACGGGCGGCACCTGGGTGACCCCGGATCATGGCCGCAGCATGCGCACCGCGCTGGAGGCGATCTGCGAATGCGCCATTCCGGTGATCGCCGCCGTCAATGGCCCGGCGCTCGGCGGCGGCCTGGCCCTGGTCGCGTCCTGCGACTATGCGATCGCCTCGGATCGCGCCTGTTTCGGCCTGCCGGAAATCGACCTGGGCGTCCTCGGCGGCGCCCGCCACGCCGCGCGCATCTTCCCGATGAACATGGTGCGGCGCATGCACTACAGCGCACTGCGCGTCGGCGCCGAAGAGGCCCAGCGCTGCGGCGCCGTCCTGCGCGTGGTGCCGCATGCGCGGCTGATGGCGGAAGTCATGGACGAAGCGGCGCTGCTGGCGGCGAAACTGCCGATGGGATTGCGGCTGGCGAAGGAGAACCTGAACATGGTCGAATGGATGGATCTCAAGAACGGCTACCGGTTCGAGCAGACGCGCACCGACATCCTGACCCGCACGGCGGACGCCGCCGAGGCCCGCCAGGCGCGCGCCGAGAAGCGCAAACCGGTATTCACGGGCAATTGA